In Vicingus serpentipes, the DNA window TAGTCGCTGTTGAACTCTACTTAAACCTTTCCAATCCAGAATTTATTCATTTAAAGGTTGACAATGGTTGGACTTATGTTTCGGGAGGTTCTAGAGGAATTATAGTTTACCGAACTAATGGACAATACAAAGCATTTGATAGGCATTGCACTTTTAATCCATCAAGCAGTTGCGGTCTGGTTTCAGTTGATGTTACCAATGTTACCGGTAAAGATGATTGTTGTGGCTCTATGTTTTTAATGTCGAACGGTCAAGTAACTCAAGGACCAGCTACCCAAACATTAAAAGAGTATAACACATCTTTTGATGGTACTGTTTTGCGTATATATAATTAAAAAGCCCCAACTTACGTTGAGGCTTTTTTAAATCTAAAAAACTTATCTCTAGTATCTGTAGTGTTCTGGCTTATAAGGTCCTTCAACTGCAACTCCAATATATGCTGCTTGCTCTGGACGTAAAGTAGTTAACTCTACTGCGATTTTTTCTAAGTGCAATTTAGCTACTTTTTCATCTAAATGCTTAGGTAACATGTAAACTTCATTTTTGTAAGCTTTAGCATTTGTCCATAATTCAATTTGAGCCAATGTTTGGTTAGCAAATGAATTACTCATTACAAATGATGGGTGCCCTGTAGCACACCCTAGGTTTACTAATCTACCTTCAGCTAAAACAATAATATCTTTTCCTTTAATAGTATACATATCAACTTGAGGTTTGATAGTGTCTTTAGTATTACCATAATTTTTATTTAACCATGCCATGTCAATTTCATTATCAAAGTGACCAATGTTACAAACAATCGTTTTGTCTTTCATTGCTTCGAAATGTTGACCTTGGATAATATCTTTATTTCCAGTTGTAGTAACAATAATATCAGCTTCACCAATTACGTTTTCTAATAACTTAACAGCAAAACCATCCATTGCAGCTTGTAGTGCACAAATTGGGTCAATTTCTGTAACAATAACTCTTGCTCCAGCACCTCTTAACGAAGCAGCAGAACCTTTACCAACATCTCCATAACCACATACTACAGCAACTTTACCAGCCATCATCACATCTGTAGCTCTTCTTATAGCATCAACTAACGATTCTTTACATCCATATTTGTTATCAAATTTAGATTTCGTAACTGAATCATTAACATTAATAGCAGGCATTACTAAAGTACCATTTAAAACTCTTTCATATAATCTATGAACTCCAGTAGTTGTTTCTTCCGATAATCCTCTAATATCTTTAGTTAATTCAGGGTATCTATCAAAAACCATATTAGTTAAATCTCCACCATCATCTAAAATCATATTTAATGGTTTTCCTCCTTCAAAAGCAAATAATGTTTGCTCAATACACCAATCAAATTCTTCTTCATTTAAACCTTTCCAAGCATAAACAGGAACTCCTGTTGCAGCTATTGCAGCCGCAGCTTGATCTTGAGTTGAAAATATGTTACATGAAGACCAAGAAACCTCAGCTCCTAAAGCTGTTAATGTTTCAATTAAAACTGCTGTTTGTATTGTCATGTGTAAACATCCTGCAATTCTAGCTCCTGCTAAAGGCTTAGATGTTCCAAACTCTTCTCTTAAACTCATTAACCCTGGCATTTCTGCTTCAGCTAATCTAATTTCTTTTCTTCCCCATTCAGCAAGGGTAATATCTTTAACTTTGTATGGTAATCTTTCCACTTGTGTACTCATTTAGTTATAGTTTTTATAATTTTAAGGACTGCAAATTTAAGGAATAACATAATAACTTTAGTAAAATGCCACTATTTCATCAAAAAAACATAGCAAACAATATTAAAGTTGGTGTTTGGCATATTACTGAAAATCAAGATGATTTAATTAAACAATCCTCTCTTCTAAACATAGACCTAACTAAACTACCTGTAACAAAAAGTGAATCTAGAATTAAACAATGGATTTCAACTCGCCTTCTATTAAGTCACTTTTTTAAAGATGTAGAAATTATTTATGATGAATTAGGCAAACCTAGCTTAAGTAATCATTGGAATATTTCAATTTCTCATTCAGGAGACTATGTTGCCATAATATTAAATGAAAAAGAAAATTGTGGAATAGATATTGAAAAAATATCAACAAAAGTAGAACGAATTAAACATAAGTTTTTAAATGAAGATGATTTAAAAATAATTACATCTCATGAACACCTAACTCTATATTGGGGAGCGAAAGAAGCTCTTTACAAATACTATGGAAAAAAAGAAGTTTTATTTATCGAAAACCTTTTTATTAATTCATTTTCTAATGAATCAAATTACTTTGAAGGTGTAATTAATATGCCTGATTTTAGTAAAGAAATAAAAATGGTTTGGGATAAAATTGATAATTACTTATTAGTATATACTTTGTAATTATTAATATTGCTTCTGAATGACTAAAGACATTTACCATAATATTGCTTTAAAAATTAAACAAGAGAAAAAACTCTTTTCAGTTTTAATAGACCCTGACAAACAAAACTTTTCAGAACTATTAAAAACCATTCAATTATGCAATAAAGTAAAAATTGATTTTTTCTTGGTTGGAGGAAGTATTATTACCAATGGAAATATTGACAACACTGTTCACGCCATAAAAGAAAACTCTATCATTCCTGTTTTACTTTTTCCTGGAAGTCACAATCACATTAGCACAAAAGCCGATGGTATTTTATTTTTATCACTTATTTCTGGGCGTAATCCAGATTTTTTAATAGGAACTCAACTCTTAGCAACACCAAAACTAAAAACCAGTAAATTAGAAATTATTCCTACAGGTTATTTATTAGTTGATTGTGGAAACCAAACCACTGCAATTAAAGTAAGTGAAACACCCCCTATTCCATTCAAAGAAAATGAACTGGCTGCTAATACTGCTTTAACTGGACAGTATTTAGGACAAAAGTTAATTTATATTGATGGAGGAAGTGGAGCTGAACAGCCCATTTCAAATGAAATGATAACACAAACAAAATCAAGTTTAGATATCCCTTTAATTATTGGAGGTGGAATTAAATCTGCTGAAACTGCAACCAAAGTTTATAATGCAGGAGCTGACATTATTGTAATCGGTAATGGTGCTGAAAAAAATCGAAATTTAATCGAAGATATTTCTGTTGTAAGAAATAATTTTAATTGATATTTCAGATTGAAAGATTAACATTTTAACAATCCTTTTATTTTATTTCTTAACAGGGTTAAAAAACAGCATTTTTATGTTGTTCTTTTATTACTTTTGCTTGCCTTTTTATTTCACAAAACGTACAATTATGTCAATACAAAAATTTTCTGACCGACACATTGGTCCAAGAGACACTGATGTTAACCAAATGTTAACGGAAATAGGTGTAAACTCTATTGATGAACTTATTAATCAAACAATACCTTCAAAAATTCGATTAAAAAACGAACTTAATTTAAGTGAGCCTTTAACGGAATATGAATATTTAAATCATATTAAAGATTTATCTCATAAGAATAAAGTTTATAAATCATACATTGGATTAGGATATTACAATACAATTTTACCTTCTGTAATTAAGCGTAATGTATTTGAAAATCCAGGATGGTACACTGCTTACACTCCATACCAAGCTGAAATTTCTCAAGGAAGATTAGAAGCATTATTAAATTTCCAAACAATAGTATTGGACTTAACAGGTATGGAAATTACAAACGCATCTTTACTGGATGAAGGAACTGCTGCTGGTGAAGCTATGATTATGGCATACAACAGTAGAACAAGGGAAGCTAAGAAGAATAATGCTAATGTATTTTTTGTTTCTGACAAATGCTTCCCTCAAACGATTGATGTATTAAAAACACGTTCAACCCCATTAGATATTGAATTAATTATTGGTGATTACGAATCATTTGAATTTAATGAAAAAGTATTTGGAGCTATTGTACAATATCCTGATGCAAGTGGTCAGGTAGAAGATTATGCTTCATTCGTAGAAAGAGCACATGCAAATGAATGTTTAGTTGTAGTTGCTGCCGATTTAATGAGTTTAGCACTATTAACCCCTCCGGGAGAATGGGGAGCTGATGTTGTTGTTGGAACTACTCAACGTTTTGGTGTACCAATGGGTTATGGTGGACCACATGCTGCATATTTTGCTACAAAAGAGGCTTACAAAAGAAATATTCCAGGAAGAATTATTGGTGTTTCTATAGATGACCAAGGAAACAGAGCCTTAAGAATGGCTTTACAAACAAGAGAACAACATATAAAAAGAGATAAAGCAACCTCTAATATTTGTACAGCCCAAGTGTTATTAGCTGTAATTGCTGGTATGTATGGTGTTTATCATGGTCCTGAGGGAATAAAAAATATTGCTTCTTCAATTAATTCTTTAACTAGCAAATTAGCTGGAGCTATTGATAGTTTAGGATTAAAAAGATTGAACAATAGCTTTTTTGACACATTAACTTATGAAGCTGATGTAACATTAATTTCAAAAATTAAAGAGATTGCTTTAGCAAAAGAAGTTAACTTTTATTATACTTCAAACACTATTTCTGTTAGTATAGGAGAAACTGAAAATGAAAATAGCATTAATGAAATAGCTTCTATTTTTGCTGAAGCAACTGGAAACTCATTCCAAGCTTCTACTATTAATGGTATTCCTTCAAAGTTAACTAGAACAACCTCATACTTAACACACGAAAATTTTGCATTATATCATTCTGAATCAGATATGATGCGATACATTAAGCGTTTAGAGAATAAAGATTTATCATTAACACATTCTATGATTTCATTAGGTTCATGCACAATGAAATTAAATGCAGCTTCAGAGTTAATCCCTTTAGGCTGGAATGAGTGGGCAAACATTCATCCTTTTGCTCCAATTAACCAAGCTCAAGGTTATCAAGAAATGTTAAAAGGTTTAGCTGATGATTTAGCTGAAATTACTGGATTTGATGCGGTAACACTCCAACCTAACTCTGGTGCTCAAGGTGAATATGCAGGTTTAATGGTGATTAGAGCTTATCATGAAAGCAGAGGCGACACACATAGAGATATTGCTCTAATTCCTTCTTCAGCTCATGGAACTAACCCTGCAAGCGCGATTATGGCAGGAATGAAAGTTGTTGTTACTAAATGTGATGAATTAGGAAATATTGATGTCGCTGACTTAAAAGAAAAAGCAGAATTACATGCTGCTAATTTATCTTGTATCATGGTAACTTATCCTTCAACTCATGGAGTTTTTGAGGAAAGTATAATTGAAATAACCGACATTATTCATGAAAATGGAGGTCAAGTTTATATGGATGGAGCGAACATGAACGCACAAGTGGGATTAACAAATCCTGCAAATATTGGTGCTGATGTTTGTCACTTAAATTTACATAAAACTTTCGCTATTCCTCATGGTGGTGGTGGACCAGGTGTTGGACCAATTGGTGTAGCAAAACATTTAACTGAGTTTTTACCTTCTAACCCAATTGTTAAAACTGGAGGAGAAAATGCAATTACATCTATTTCTTCTGCTCCTTGGGGTAGTGCTTACGTATGCTTAATCTCTTATGCCTACATTAAAATGTTAGGTACAGCTGGTTTAAGAAAATCTACTGAATTGGCTATTTTAAATGCTAATTACATCAAATCAAAATTAGAAGGACATTATGGTATTTTATATACAAATGAAAACCAACGTGTTGCTCATGAAATGATTTTAGAATGTAGAGATTTTAAACAAGCTTCAGGAATTGAAGTAACTGATATTGCTAAACGATTAATGGATTATGGGTTCCA includes these proteins:
- the ahcY gene encoding adenosylhomocysteinase; amino-acid sequence: MSTQVERLPYKVKDITLAEWGRKEIRLAEAEMPGLMSLREEFGTSKPLAGARIAGCLHMTIQTAVLIETLTALGAEVSWSSCNIFSTQDQAAAAIAATGVPVYAWKGLNEEEFDWCIEQTLFAFEGGKPLNMILDDGGDLTNMVFDRYPELTKDIRGLSEETTTGVHRLYERVLNGTLVMPAINVNDSVTKSKFDNKYGCKESLVDAIRRATDVMMAGKVAVVCGYGDVGKGSAASLRGAGARVIVTEIDPICALQAAMDGFAVKLLENVIGEADIIVTTTGNKDIIQGQHFEAMKDKTIVCNIGHFDNEIDMAWLNKNYGNTKDTIKPQVDMYTIKGKDIIVLAEGRLVNLGCATGHPSFVMSNSFANQTLAQIELWTNAKAYKNEVYMLPKHLDEKVAKLHLEKIAVELTTLRPEQAAYIGVAVEGPYKPEHYRY
- the gcvP gene encoding aminomethyl-transferring glycine dehydrogenase is translated as MSIQKFSDRHIGPRDTDVNQMLTEIGVNSIDELINQTIPSKIRLKNELNLSEPLTEYEYLNHIKDLSHKNKVYKSYIGLGYYNTILPSVIKRNVFENPGWYTAYTPYQAEISQGRLEALLNFQTIVLDLTGMEITNASLLDEGTAAGEAMIMAYNSRTREAKKNNANVFFVSDKCFPQTIDVLKTRSTPLDIELIIGDYESFEFNEKVFGAIVQYPDASGQVEDYASFVERAHANECLVVVAADLMSLALLTPPGEWGADVVVGTTQRFGVPMGYGGPHAAYFATKEAYKRNIPGRIIGVSIDDQGNRALRMALQTREQHIKRDKATSNICTAQVLLAVIAGMYGVYHGPEGIKNIASSINSLTSKLAGAIDSLGLKRLNNSFFDTLTYEADVTLISKIKEIALAKEVNFYYTSNTISVSIGETENENSINEIASIFAEATGNSFQASTINGIPSKLTRTTSYLTHENFALYHSESDMMRYIKRLENKDLSLTHSMISLGSCTMKLNAASELIPLGWNEWANIHPFAPINQAQGYQEMLKGLADDLAEITGFDAVTLQPNSGAQGEYAGLMVIRAYHESRGDTHRDIALIPSSAHGTNPASAIMAGMKVVVTKCDELGNIDVADLKEKAELHAANLSCIMVTYPSTHGVFEESIIEITDIIHENGGQVYMDGANMNAQVGLTNPANIGADVCHLNLHKTFAIPHGGGGPGVGPIGVAKHLTEFLPSNPIVKTGGENAITSISSAPWGSAYVCLISYAYIKMLGTAGLRKSTELAILNANYIKSKLEGHYGILYTNENQRVAHEMILECRDFKQASGIEVTDIAKRLMDYGFHAPTVSFPVAGTLMVEPTESESKAELDRFIDTMISIKNEVNEILSGSADKDDNVLKNAPHTSKAIIAGEWKHSYSREKAAFPLEWLQDAKYWPTVARVDNAYGDRNLICSCNPIEDYMEA
- a CDS encoding geranylgeranylglyceryl/heptaprenylglyceryl phosphate synthase; the encoded protein is MTKDIYHNIALKIKQEKKLFSVLIDPDKQNFSELLKTIQLCNKVKIDFFLVGGSIITNGNIDNTVHAIKENSIIPVLLFPGSHNHISTKADGILFLSLISGRNPDFLIGTQLLATPKLKTSKLEIIPTGYLLVDCGNQTTAIKVSETPPIPFKENELAANTALTGQYLGQKLIYIDGGSGAEQPISNEMITQTKSSLDIPLIIGGGIKSAETATKVYNAGADIIVIGNGAEKNRNLIEDISVVRNNFN
- a CDS encoding Rieske (2Fe-2S) protein, whose amino-acid sequence is MNKLILILFVSILSFLGCNKDDNSTIPLVAVELYLNLSNPEFIHLKVDNGWTYVSGGSRGIIVYRTNGQYKAFDRHCTFNPSSSCGLVSVDVTNVTGKDDCCGSMFLMSNGQVTQGPATQTLKEYNTSFDGTVLRIYN
- a CDS encoding 4'-phosphopantetheinyl transferase family protein, whose product is MPLFHQKNIANNIKVGVWHITENQDDLIKQSSLLNIDLTKLPVTKSESRIKQWISTRLLLSHFFKDVEIIYDELGKPSLSNHWNISISHSGDYVAIILNEKENCGIDIEKISTKVERIKHKFLNEDDLKIITSHEHLTLYWGAKEALYKYYGKKEVLFIENLFINSFSNESNYFEGVINMPDFSKEIKMVWDKIDNYLLVYTL